DNA sequence from the Alkaliphilus metalliredigens QYMF genome:
GATTCAGTGAAATAATCGGTGTATACTATGAGCTATCCATATACGGGGTATTTTCGCTATTTATAGCATTTAAGATGATTCAAAGGCAAAGAGTATTAGGCAATGTTAAACATAAGATTGGTTCAGAATATCAAATTTATGGTCTGATATTTCCTTCTTTTGTGATGGTAGGTTATTCATACATTACTTATTCAGTTATTCGTCGTAGAGGAGTGCCATATATATTAGAGTTAGTTGTTTGGGGTGAACTTTTTCTATTTCTCTTTCTTTATTGTATGTATTTTTGTATCAAGAATGGTGAAGTAAGAGAAAATGGAATAAGTGTTGGACCAAATGTCTTAAAGTGGAAAGAAATAAATTGTTTTAGAATAAGAGATGAAAATGTATTTATCATCGTTCTCAATCAAAAGTCTGTTTTCACTAAAAAATATAAAGAAGTCAGATGGATAGTACACAAGGAAAAAGTAAGTGAACTGAGGGAACTCCTAAATCAGCATGTTAAAGAGATTTGTAGTGACTCAGCTTAGAATGGTGATTAGGGAATTTATGTGTTTCATATTATCTTTTTTTAGGCTCCACAGATGAATAGATAATTGAGAAAGGAAGATTAGGTGATGTATATTTCTATATTTATATCTATATTTATATTTTGGATAGTGATAGAGAAGATTGTTATAAATAAGTTGAATATTAAAAAGAAAAAATTCTTATTTCAACACGTTAACAAAATTCATACATGGTTAGAAGCATTACTTTTTATTCTCACATTATCAATGATGTTTGTTAATGAGTATTATTTTTTCATAGGGATTACTGCGATATTTTGTTTCCGCATTGTGATTGAATGGAAATTTGAAAAAGAGTCAAAGACATACATCCTTAGCATTTTAAATGCAAGTATTTGTTTATTGCTTTTAATAATGTTTAAATTATTTTTTGTAGAAAAAATTATATTAACAATTGTAATTAGTCATTACACATCATCTATTCAAAATGTGAAGCAATTAATCTAAGTTAAAGGATACTGCAGGAAGGTGATCAAATCAATTGTCCATATTGTCAAAAGGAACTAATAGAGGGATATATCTATGGTGATAGGTATTCTTTAAAGTGGTTGCCTGCTGATAAAAAGTTGTTTTTAGGAGTGGCAATTGGCTCAGAAGTACTACCTCATGTTGATAATTCTCTGAGACCTAAAGTGAGGGCTTTTAAATGCTATGAATGCCAAAAAATCATCATGGACCTTGACCAATAGAAAAATAGTTTTGGACAATAAATGACAAGGAGCAATCATCAGTGAATATAATCTGATAGTGTAGAAGGGAGAAATGATAATGTTTTTAATATTTTATACCTTAGCTACAACTTTAGGGGCTTTGTTTATACTTCAAGGACTCATATTATTAACTAGAAGAAAATTCATGGTAAGACGGGAGTATGATCGTGTATTACACGCTTTCTTTATTATATTAGGTCCCATTTTATTACTAAATAAAATGGGGCACGAAACAAGACTTCTATTTATTGGTGTTTTACCTTTTATTGTGTTTGTTATAATCGTAACTAGAGGGAGATACACAATATATAATGTTAATACACAAATGGTATCGTCTGCACTCACAGATATTTTAGAAGCAAAAGGTATGTCTTATGAGGAAGAGAAGAGTTTCATAATTTTTAAAGATTATGATAATAAACGAATATCTTATACCCAATCATTAAATTCAGTGGAAATTAATTTAAGAGATGCCAGAAAACTTCGCTTCTATGAAGAACTAAGAACGGAGTTAAGAAGTGGAATTAAAGACATCAACTTAACAGTATTTCCCGCTACAGGACTTTTTTTTATAGTAATAGGAGCAATATTAATAGTTGCATTACAATATTTATAAAAAATACTAGGATAAGAGGTTCAACGAATTAATCTTCCAAGGACGACACAGTATCATTTAAAAGCGTTATCAGATGTATTATGTGCCATAGTAATACGCAATATAGGAGGTTAGGTCTTCTGAAAATCAGGTGTAAAGTTTGATATAGGGAAATAAGGGGGGCGTTTCATGAAGAAAAACTTTATTAAGGGATTAGTAATAGTGTTATTTATACTTCTTTCCCTATTTTTAGTGGGATGTGAAGGTACTGTAGGAGAAATAAGCATTGAAGTTGGTGACTACATTCAATTTGGTTCTTATCATGATGTTCCTATAATTTGGAGAGTAGTAAATATTGATAAAGATGATAACTTATTGCTATTTTCAGATAAAATCATATCCTTAAAAGCATTTGATGCAGCTGGTGATTATCATAGGGACGAAGATAGAATAAAGACAGGAAGCAACTATTGGAAAGACTCTAATATTCGCCAGTGGTTGAATAGTGACGAAGAAGTGGGAACAATAAGTTGGAGACAAAATCCCCCAACAGAGGAAAATATGTTTATGGGTTATGCACCCTATGAAAGCGAAAAGGGATTTTTAGCAGATGGAAACTTTTCAGAGGCAGAAAGGAACTTGATTAATCCTGTAACTCATAAGTCCATATTACATCATCTAGAAATAGATAAAAAGGATGGAGGCTCAGAGAATATCCTTCCAAATTCTCGTATACGAGAAATTGTAGAGAACTACGATAATTCCTACTATCAAGTTGTAGAAGATAAGGTGTTTTTTTATCAATAAAAGAATTACATGATTATGTATGGGAGAATAGAAGTATATTAGGTGAAGATTATTATATAGGTAAACCAACTAAAGAAGCAGTTTTTTACTCACCAGTTGAACATGAAAATTTGAGCTATAACAACAATTGGTTTTATTGGTTACGCACCCCTCAGACCTCGTCAATTCCTGACATTATAGATTCTAGCTATGTCCGTAATGTTAGTAATGACGGTTCTGTCTTCTCTTACTTTTCTTCCTTTGGTGGATATGGTGGGATACGACCTGCTTTATATCTTCAAGTGAAGGGCTTAACTTTTGAATCTGGAAATGGAGAAGAAGGGAGTCCCTATATTTTATCTATACAAAAATACTGAAGGTTAACCTTTTAAAGGGGTTAATAAAGTGACGCATTATCTATTAATTCGTACTTGATATAAAATGTGGTGAATAAGAAGTCGCTAGATAGTAGTGTTTCTGCAGAAACTATGTTAGTTACTAAACATATCCTTGCTCGAAACTGCAATCCGAGTAATTGGATTGTAGGTTGTAAGAATAGGAGGTGCTTATTTGAAAAATAATGATAAGCTTAATATAAATTTGAGTAAAGAAAAATTACGATACCTAGTAATATTCGTCATACTACTAGGAGTTCTATCATATTTAGTCAATATTACACCTCGGGATGAGTTTGATACCTCTGAACTAATTAGCTCTAATAGGACCGCAATAGATAAAATAAGTAGAGAAGGATTTTCAATAGAAATAGAAGATAACCAACTTGTAGAAGCCTTGCTTAATAATATGAATGAAAATAGTTTTATTGAAAGTAGTACTAGATTATCTGATGCAACCTATATTTTGTTTTTTAGTGGTTCAAGGAAAGATAATAATTTTAATAAGTCATATACTGTATCGGCTTTATTGAATGATGAGGGCGAAATGCTTATTTATGATAGTTTTGCCAAGAAAGAATATAAAGGAAGAGTTTCAAAGGAAATAGTTAAGAAATTAAGCAACATTTTCAAAGATTAATTAAGTTTAGCTTAAATTCCACGAAAAACTATTATATTCATAACTTCTCCGATTGGAGGCTTTTTAGTTTCCATGTTATTTTTTGTGATTTTCAAAGGGATTGTAATTATTAAGAAGGCTCAAATATGCACTTGATAGGTTTAATAAATTACATGACTCTAATTTATCTAATAAAGAGTAATAAAAAATTCACTTTTCGAACCACGGAGATAGACCTTTGCCAAATCTTAAATAGACCCGTAAGATAGGTAGCTCCCAACTATTGCACTAAGTGTCGATTTAAAGAAAGTGGAGCGTTAGTTGCCGACTTCAATGAGTTAGCCTTAAAGGAGCAACTATTTCTGAAATTCTGTACATTTAGGGAAAGTGGTATAGGGGAAGTTTGCCAATAAGATAGACCCTAGGTAAAACTACCTCTATGTAACGTTAGTTGGGGGATGGGACCCCAGAGATCTCCTAGCTGGTACAGTCTACCAGTACCTTCATTCATGCTGTAAAAGAGGTAGTCTGTGCCAGTAAAGACCCAAAAGGGTAATCTTTTAAAGGATTAGACTAGATTAAATCAACCCTAGGGCTTCTTTAAAAGTTTGCAGACCCCAGTTTTATGCTTCAAAGAACGGCCCAGCGACTGGAACAGTCTGCAGCGCATCTAGGGGAATACTATTTGAATACAATGAGTAAAACAGTGGCTTTTATGGACGTATGGGGATAACAAGTCACTGTTTTTTTGATGCCTAAAAGCAATATAGGATAGAACATTAGCTGCAGTCTGTGAAAGGAGCGGAGAGGATAGCCCGGAAGACTGTATTTGTAAAGGGACTAATAAGTAAAGCTGTCATTGCAAATAAATATTTAATAATTGTAATGTGTTCTAGATCAATGAAGTCGATGAATGGGTGAAGATTCATGGAGATTTGTGTAAATGAAGAGGTAATTGAATATATTTTACAGAATGAAGGCTCTGCATTCATTCGATATAGTGAAAAAGGGTGATGTCGTTCTGGTAAAGTGGGTGTACCCGTGATACATCTAAGTAAGCCCCAAAGTAATCTGGAGGATTACAAAAAATATAAGTTAGGTCAAGTAGTATTGTATTACCCTAAAAAGTTAGAGGAAGAAAGAGAAAAAATTATCATTTCCATTTGAAAATTATTTAAATGGAAAAAACTAACCTTTGAAGGATATTAGAAAAAACACAAAGTAATTTTGTGAAAATCTATTGACAAAAAATAGACTTAGGCATAACATATGAGTATAATCAAATATAAACATATAAGGCGGTGAAAAAATGGATAGTTTATTTAAAGCACTGGGAGATAATAATAGATTAAGAATATTGAATTTATTAAGAAAAGGTGAGCTATGTGTATGTGAAATTGAAGTTATATTAGATACAACCCAGTCTAATGTATCTAGGCACCTAGGCAAGCTA
Encoded proteins:
- a CDS encoding DUF6273 domain-containing protein gives rise to the protein MLGEDYYIGKPTKEAVFYSPVEHENLSYNNNWFYWLRTPQTSSIPDIIDSSYVRNVSNDGSVFSYFSSFGGYGGIRPALYLQVKGLTFESGNGEEGSPYILSIQKY
- a CDS encoding DUF4181 domain-containing protein, encoding MYISIFISIFIFWIVIEKIVINKLNIKKKKFLFQHVNKIHTWLEALLFILTLSMMFVNEYYFFIGITAIFCFRIVIEWKFEKESKTYILSILNASICLLLLIMFKLFFVEKIILTIVISHYTSSIQNVKQLI
- a CDS encoding DUF6273 domain-containing protein, which codes for MKKNFIKGLVIVLFILLSLFLVGCEGTVGEISIEVGDYIQFGSYHDVPIIWRVVNIDKDDNLLLFSDKIISLKAFDAAGDYHRDEDRIKTGSNYWKDSNIRQWLNSDEEVGTISWRQNPPTEENMFMGYAPYESEKGFLADGNFSEAERNLINPVTHKSILHHLEIDKKDGGSENILPNSRIREIVENYDNSYYQVVEDKVFFYQ
- a CDS encoding DUF5673 domain-containing protein codes for the protein MFNNILFCLRSEVKGFSEIIGVYYELSIYGVFSLFIAFKMIQRQRVLGNVKHKIGSEYQIYGLIFPSFVMVGYSYITYSVIRRRGVPYILELVVWGELFLFLFLYCMYFCIKNGEVRENGISVGPNVLKWKEINCFRIRDENVFIIVLNQKSVFTKKYKEVRWIVHKEKVSELRELLNQHVKEICSDSA
- a CDS encoding PF20097 family protein, with the translated sequence MNCPYCQKELIEGYIYGDRYSLKWLPADKKLFLGVAIGSEVLPHVDNSLRPKVRAFKCYECQKIIMDLDQ